One Nostoc punctiforme PCC 73102 DNA window includes the following coding sequences:
- a CDS encoding DUF4089 domain-containing protein, whose product MRREGFDVGEYVDLMALLLDLQLRDEYRDEVVANFERISAIANLVNSFPLPEEIEVAPVFEP is encoded by the coding sequence ATGAGAAGAGAAGGGTTTGATGTGGGTGAGTATGTTGATCTTATGGCGTTGTTGTTAGATTTGCAGCTAAGAGATGAGTATCGGGATGAGGTAGTGGCAAATTTTGAGAGAATTAGTGCGATCGCTAATCTTGTAAATTCATTCCCTTTACCAGAAGAAATTGAAGTTGCACCAGTTTTTGAACCATAA
- a CDS encoding DUF4328 domain-containing protein, with translation MNNFNAASSLKSVGVGRLLVRLLWVLLGFGIASTLFSLLEVMAKPLYQLLTSIDKLVGIVLLFISLISIIVFLIWLYRLHADLKNLFKEYLITPGGAIARFIIPIYSLWGIANTLSTFADRFKAEGGDLTRLSEQVRSLIGPLYGFMIGSNVLNRIALRIAVKNPQDEFLPFWFLLSCILELGSTAILLQLAKTMQTAIIQKAKSAIS, from the coding sequence ATGAATAATTTCAATGCTGCTAGTTCATTGAAATCTGTAGGTGTTGGTAGATTATTGGTGCGGTTGCTTTGGGTGCTGTTAGGATTTGGTATTGCTTCTACACTATTTTCTTTGTTAGAAGTCATGGCAAAGCCACTTTATCAGCTACTTACTTCTATTGATAAACTGGTAGGAATAGTTTTATTATTTATCAGTTTAATTTCAATTATTGTTTTTTTGATTTGGCTATATCGTCTCCATGCCGATTTAAAAAATCTCTTCAAGGAATATCTGATTACACCAGGAGGTGCGATCGCACGATTCATAATTCCTATATATAGCCTTTGGGGAATAGCCAACACGTTGTCTACATTTGCCGATCGATTTAAAGCAGAAGGTGGTGATTTAACACGTTTAAGTGAACAAGTGCGATCGTTAATCGGGCCGCTATATGGTTTTATGATCGGGTCAAACGTTTTGAATCGGATCGCTCTTAGAATAGCTGTTAAAAATCCTCAAGATGAGTTTCTGCCTTTTTGGTTTTTATTATCTTGTATTTTAGAGTTAGGTTCTACGGCTATTTTGCTACAACTAGCAAAAACTATGCAGACTGCTATTATTCAAAAAGCTAAAAGCGCTATCTCTTAA
- a CDS encoding Asp-tRNA(Asn)/Glu-tRNA(Gln) amidotransferase GatCAB subunit A — MNFDSVDAITISAAVREGKVSAVEVTKAALARIATRNHLFNCFTAITAETALTDAARIDREITQGNNPGTLAGVPFAVKNLFDIAGLTTLAGSKINADNPAATQDATAIAKLKQAGAVLVGALNMDEYAYGFVTENSHYGATHNPHDLQRVAGGSSGGSAAAVAAGLVPLTLGSDTNGSIRVPAALCGVFGLKPTYGRLSRAGVALFSSSFDHIGPFARSVQDIATVFDVLQGEDDRDPICTKRPPELVLPQLKQDISDIRIAIAADYFTKGAEPEALAAVQKVADALNVTEYVTIPEAHRARAAAFVITASEGANLHLDKLRRQSPPKVSRPQDFDPATRDRFLAGALIPSSWYLQAQRFRKWYRDRVREVFQNVDVILAPTTPISAPLIGQQTMILDGEEILVRPHLGLFTQPLSFIGLPVLSVPIQRPNALPLGVQLIAAPYNEALILRVAAALEVKGVVSAPIV; from the coding sequence ATGAATTTTGATTCCGTCGATGCCATAACAATATCAGCTGCTGTACGCGAAGGCAAAGTTAGCGCTGTGGAAGTTACTAAAGCTGCGTTAGCACGAATCGCAACGCGGAATCATTTATTCAATTGTTTTACGGCTATAACTGCTGAGACAGCTTTAACAGATGCAGCCCGCATTGACAGGGAAATTACCCAAGGTAATAATCCGGGAACCCTTGCTGGTGTCCCTTTTGCGGTGAAAAATCTCTTCGATATTGCTGGTTTAACGACTCTGGCGGGGTCAAAAATCAATGCAGATAACCCAGCCGCTACCCAAGATGCAACAGCAATAGCGAAGCTGAAACAAGCGGGTGCTGTGCTGGTTGGCGCTTTGAATATGGATGAGTACGCTTATGGGTTTGTGACAGAAAACTCCCATTACGGTGCTACTCACAACCCCCATGATTTACAGCGAGTTGCTGGTGGTTCATCGGGTGGTTCGGCGGCGGCTGTTGCTGCTGGGTTAGTACCTCTGACGCTGGGTTCTGATACTAATGGTTCAATTCGCGTTCCGGCGGCGTTGTGTGGCGTTTTTGGTTTGAAGCCAACCTATGGAAGGTTATCTCGTGCTGGGGTAGCTTTATTTTCTAGCAGTTTTGATCACATTGGCCCTTTTGCCCGTTCGGTGCAAGATATTGCTACGGTGTTTGATGTGCTTCAAGGAGAAGACGATCGCGATCCAATTTGCACAAAGCGTCCGCCTGAATTGGTTTTACCACAACTCAAACAAGATATTTCTGATATCAGAATTGCCATTGCTGCTGATTATTTCACCAAAGGCGCGGAACCGGAAGCTTTAGCAGCAGTGCAAAAGGTAGCTGATGCTTTGAATGTTACTGAATACGTAACCATACCAGAAGCACACCGCGCCCGTGCAGCAGCTTTTGTGATTACAGCTAGCGAGGGCGCAAATCTGCATTTGGATAAATTGCGTAGGCAAAGCCCACCGAAGGTATCGCGTCCTCAAGATTTCGATCCAGCGACACGCGATCGCTTTTTGGCTGGGGCGTTAATTCCTAGTAGCTGGTATCTGCAAGCACAACGCTTTAGAAAATGGTATCGCGATCGCGTTCGGGAAGTTTTTCAAAATGTCGATGTAATTCTTGCCCCAACTACACCAATTTCTGCACCGCTAATTGGTCAACAAACTATGATTTTGGATGGGGAAGAGATTCTTGTCCGTCCTCATTTAGGATTATTTACTCAACCATTATCTTTTATTGGTTTACCAGTTTTATCAGTACCAATTCAGCGTCCAAATGCCTTACCTTTAGGTGTGCAATTGATAGCAGCACCATATAATGAAGCGTTAATTTTACGGGTTGCGGCTGCGTTAGAGGTAAAGGGTGTAGTTTCAGCACCAATAGTCTAG
- a CDS encoding GNAT family N-acetyltransferase, which produces MIDIRYETLSDYTVIAEVNTLAFGQENEAKLVEKIRRSDRYIPELSLVAEIENVVVGHILFSYIDLVGEETLQVIGLAPLAVYPQFQRQGIGSALIKAGLEIAEAKKEAIVIVLGHPHFYTRFGFQPSVVYEIESPFPVPEDVFMVKPLQSYQKRYKGKVFYPSTFDGV; this is translated from the coding sequence ATGATCGATATCCGTTATGAAACTCTGTCAGATTACACAGTAATAGCTGAGGTGAATACATTAGCTTTTGGGCAAGAAAATGAGGCTAAACTTGTAGAGAAAATTCGCCGTTCTGACCGCTATATTCCAGAACTTTCTCTGGTTGCAGAGATTGAAAATGTTGTAGTCGGTCATATTTTATTCAGCTACATTGATTTAGTGGGTGAAGAAACGCTACAGGTAATCGGTTTAGCACCTTTAGCAGTTTATCCACAGTTTCAAAGACAGGGTATTGGTAGCGCACTAATAAAAGCAGGGTTAGAAATAGCAGAGGCAAAGAAAGAAGCTATAGTGATTGTCCTTGGCCATCCCCACTTCTATACTCGCTTTGGCTTTCAGCCTTCTGTTGTTTATGAAATCGAGTCTCCTTTTCCAGTACCAGAGGATGTCTTCATGGTTAAACCACTGCAAAGCTATCAAAAAAGGTATAAAGGAAAAGTTTTTTATCCATCTACTTTTGATGGAGTGTAA
- a CDS encoding GNAT family N-acetyltransferase codes for MLKIIQVEIDEHKSHIHELFWEYFNETKLIASHQFGINLDVNTFFEQYMTQLHEFIPPSGRLLLGQYEAKIAGCACLRKIGEDIGELKRMYVRPEFRKKGIGKALLETIINEASNIGYSKIRLDSAPSAKEAHTLYRVCGFQDIEPYLEKTEIPLEYRAKWVFMELVLK; via the coding sequence TTGCTTAAAATTATACAGGTAGAGATTGACGAACATAAATCTCATATACACGAACTGTTTTGGGAATATTTTAACGAGACTAAGTTGATAGCCAGCCATCAGTTCGGCATCAATTTAGATGTGAATACATTCTTTGAGCAATATATGACTCAACTGCACGAATTTATACCCCCTTCAGGACGCTTGCTTTTGGGACAATACGAGGCAAAAATAGCAGGTTGCGCTTGCTTGCGAAAAATTGGTGAAGATATTGGCGAACTTAAAAGGATGTATGTAAGACCAGAATTTCGCAAAAAAGGAATCGGTAAAGCATTATTAGAAACTATCATCAATGAAGCTTCTAATATTGGTTACTCAAAGATTCGTTTAGACAGCGCCCCTTCTGCAAAGGAAGCACATACACTTTATCGTGTATGTGGCTTTCAGGATATCGAGCCGTATTTAGAAAAAACAGAGATTCCTTTAGAATACCGAGCAAAGTGGGTTTTTATGGAATTAGTTTTAAAATGA
- a CDS encoding zinc-dependent alcohol dehydrogenase family protein, with protein MKAYEIKSNAGIDALALVDRAEPKPTAGQVLIQVKATSLNYRDLLVAEGAYGAGQKYPLIPLSDGAGEVVAVGEGVTRVKIGDRVAGIFFQDWIYGSLTKEKMKSDLGGGIDGMLAEYVVLHQDALVILPDYLSYIEGATLPCAAVTAWHGLVTKGNIGAGDNVLLLGTGGVSIFALQFAKIHGARAIITSSSDDKLARAKQLGADETINYKTTPDWEKQVYQLTNRTGVDHVVEVGGAGTLPKSLQAVRIGGRISLIGVLSGRGSEIDPMPILFKSLTVQGIYVGSREMFEAMNQAMQQHQIKPIIDRVFPFAEAREAYHYLKSAAHFGKIVIRNS; from the coding sequence ATGAAAGCTTACGAAATTAAAAGCAACGCTGGGATTGATGCCCTTGCATTAGTCGATCGCGCTGAACCAAAACCAACTGCGGGACAAGTTCTCATTCAAGTCAAAGCAACATCCTTAAATTACCGCGATTTGCTCGTCGCTGAGGGTGCTTACGGTGCTGGACAGAAATATCCCTTAATTCCCCTATCTGACGGTGCAGGGGAGGTTGTGGCGGTGGGGGAAGGTGTGACACGGGTGAAAATAGGCGATCGCGTCGCTGGTATTTTCTTCCAAGACTGGATTTATGGCTCTTTAACCAAAGAGAAAATGAAATCCGATCTCGGAGGCGGTATCGATGGAATGCTGGCTGAATATGTCGTATTACACCAAGATGCTTTGGTAATATTACCTGATTATTTATCCTACATTGAAGGGGCAACTTTACCCTGTGCAGCAGTCACAGCTTGGCATGGACTGGTGACAAAAGGCAATATTGGCGCAGGTGATAATGTTTTATTACTCGGTACTGGGGGAGTTTCGATTTTTGCTCTCCAGTTTGCCAAGATACATGGTGCTAGAGCAATTATTACTTCCAGCAGTGATGATAAATTAGCACGAGCTAAACAGCTTGGTGCTGACGAGACAATCAACTACAAAACAACACCAGATTGGGAAAAGCAAGTTTATCAATTAACTAATCGCACTGGTGTAGATCATGTAGTTGAAGTAGGCGGTGCAGGTACTCTGCCAAAATCACTACAAGCAGTCCGTATTGGGGGACGGATTAGTTTGATTGGCGTATTGTCAGGAAGAGGAAGTGAAATTGACCCCATGCCAATACTTTTTAAGAGTTTAACAGTTCAGGGCATTTATGTCGGCAGTCGAGAAATGTTTGAGGCGATGAATCAGGCGATGCAACAGCATCAAATCAAACCAATTATTGATCGAGTTTTTCCTTTTGCTGAGGCACGAGAAGCTTATCATTATCTTAAAAGTGCGGCTCACTTTGGGAAAATCGTAATTCGTAATTCGTAA
- a CDS encoding glutathione S-transferase family protein, with the protein MVLQEKGIDFDLIEIDLQNKPEGFTKVSPYGKVPALTHDDNRVWESAVINEYLDEVFPNPPLLPNSSIARAQARIWIDFANTRFVPAFSTLLRSSDPQKQEEAKQELYKHLEFIENEGLAKLSGEGPYWFGESISLVDFTYFPWFERWAALKQYRGFGIPEEFTRVRQWKHALKERESVKVIAHSKEFYIERYAKFAAPTLAAV; encoded by the coding sequence TTGGTACTTCAAGAAAAGGGCATTGACTTCGATTTGATTGAAATTGATTTGCAGAATAAGCCTGAAGGTTTTACCAAAGTTTCCCCTTATGGTAAAGTACCTGCACTAACTCATGACGATAACCGAGTTTGGGAATCAGCAGTAATTAACGAATATCTCGATGAGGTATTTCCCAATCCACCACTGTTACCCAACAGCTCCATTGCAAGGGCACAGGCTCGTATTTGGATCGATTTTGCTAACACCAGGTTCGTCCCCGCTTTTTCTACCCTACTGCGGAGTTCAGATCCCCAAAAACAAGAAGAAGCTAAACAGGAACTATACAAACACCTGGAATTCATTGAAAACGAAGGTTTGGCAAAGCTTTCTGGGGAAGGCCCTTACTGGTTTGGTGAATCTATCAGTTTGGTCGATTTCACCTATTTCCCTTGGTTTGAGCGCTGGGCTGCACTAAAGCAGTATCGTGGTTTCGGGATACCAGAAGAGTTTACCCGTGTACGCCAGTGGAAACATGCTTTGAAAGAGCGTGAATCTGTGAAAGTGATCGCTCACTCTAAGGAATTCTACATCGAGCGATACGCTAAATTCGCTGCACCTACTCTCGCTGCCGTTTAA
- a CDS encoding NADP(H)-dependent aldo-keto reductase, whose translation MKYNQLGKSDLKVSEICLGTMTYGQQNTIEEAHEQLDYSIAQGVNFIDAAEMYPVPTSAETYGLTETYIGEWLKRQQREKLIIATKISGPGRGFKWLRNGAKAIDRDNIKQAVDDSLKRLQTDYIDLYQIHWPDRYVPRFGQTVFDPTQVGETVPIAEQLAVFADVIKAGKIRYIGLSNETPWGVAQFSNAAKQLGLPKIVSIQNAYNLLNRVFDGALAEAVYYEEIGLLAYSPLAFGLLTGKYLNGKPEKARFSLFENFGQRYLKPKVSEAVAAYIDIAKRYQLSPAHLALAFVRSRWFVPSTIIGATTLEQLKENLESVDVVLSKDILEELDIVHAQSPNPAP comes from the coding sequence ATGAAGTATAACCAACTGGGTAAGAGTGACTTAAAAGTTTCTGAAATTTGTCTGGGCACTATGACTTATGGACAGCAAAATACTATTGAAGAAGCCCACGAGCAGCTAGATTATTCTATTGCCCAAGGAGTCAACTTTATTGATGCGGCGGAGATGTATCCAGTTCCAACAAGTGCAGAAACTTATGGATTAACTGAAACTTACATTGGGGAATGGTTAAAACGTCAACAAAGAGAAAAACTGATTATAGCTACTAAAATTTCTGGCCCTGGACGCGGCTTTAAATGGTTACGTAATGGAGCCAAAGCAATAGACCGTGATAATATCAAACAAGCTGTCGATGATAGTTTAAAAAGACTACAGACAGATTATATTGATCTTTACCAAATCCACTGGCCCGATCGCTACGTGCCACGGTTTGGGCAAACTGTATTCGATCCAACTCAAGTGGGAGAAACCGTTCCCATCGCTGAACAGCTAGCAGTTTTTGCCGACGTAATTAAAGCGGGAAAAATTCGCTATATCGGTTTGAGTAATGAGACACCTTGGGGAGTTGCCCAATTTAGTAATGCTGCTAAACAATTAGGATTGCCCAAAATTGTTTCGATTCAAAATGCTTACAACTTACTGAATCGAGTATTTGATGGAGCCTTAGCAGAAGCAGTTTATTACGAAGAAATTGGATTACTAGCTTATAGTCCTTTGGCATTTGGTTTATTGACTGGTAAATATCTAAATGGCAAACCAGAAAAAGCAAGATTCAGTTTATTTGAAAATTTTGGTCAACGTTACTTAAAACCAAAAGTCAGTGAAGCTGTAGCAGCTTACATAGATATTGCCAAGCGCTATCAACTAAGTCCAGCGCATTTGGCTTTGGCATTTGTGCGGAGTCGTTGGTTTGTGCCTAGCACAATCATTGGTGCTACGACATTAGAACAACTCAAAGAGAATTTGGAAAGTGTGGATGTAGTTCTCAGTAAAGACATTTTGGAAGAGTTGGATATAGTTCATGCTCAGTCGCCAAACCCAGCACCATAA
- a CDS encoding Crp/Fnr family transcriptional regulator codes for MSLNKNTLEQPANRLLAALPATDYERLFPHLKLVSLPLRKFLYEAGEPITQVYFPNKAVVSIITTMEDGSTVEVGLVSSEGMVGMPIILGDNTTTTTAFVQIPDSAMQLDADILRSEFNRGTALQSVLLRYVQGVYTQIAQGSACNRLHKLERRLARWLLTVSDRLESDEFPLTQEFISQMLGVRRAGVTEAANILSEAGIITYHRGQINILNREALEKTSCECYQVIENEFVRLLGNQPNQRQK; via the coding sequence ATGTCATTAAACAAAAATACCTTAGAGCAGCCAGCAAATAGGCTACTCGCAGCTTTACCAGCCACCGATTATGAGCGTCTTTTTCCCCATCTGAAGCTGGTTTCGCTCCCACTTCGTAAATTCCTTTACGAAGCAGGCGAACCCATCACACAGGTCTATTTTCCTAATAAAGCAGTCGTTTCTATAATTACCACTATGGAAGATGGCTCAACTGTGGAAGTTGGTCTAGTGAGCAGTGAAGGGATGGTGGGTATGCCCATAATTTTAGGAGACAACACGACAACCACAACCGCCTTTGTGCAGATTCCAGACAGTGCTATGCAGCTTGATGCAGATATACTAAGAAGTGAGTTCAATCGGGGTACAGCTCTCCAAAGCGTACTGCTACGCTATGTGCAAGGTGTATACACTCAAATAGCACAAGGTTCTGCTTGCAACCGTCTTCATAAGCTAGAGAGGCGGCTGGCTCGATGGCTGCTGACAGTTTCTGACCGTCTGGAATCAGATGAATTCCCGCTCACGCAAGAATTTATCTCACAGATGCTCGGTGTACGTCGCGCTGGTGTCACTGAAGCAGCTAATATCCTGAGTGAAGCCGGAATAATCACCTACCATCGTGGTCAGATTAACATTCTAAATCGAGAGGCTTTAGAGAAAACTTCTTGCGAATGTTATCAGGTTATAGAAAATGAATTTGTTCGTTTATTAGGCAATCAGCCCAATCAACGGCAAAAATAG
- a CDS encoding Crp/Fnr family transcriptional regulator codes for MSLDKNRFQQPPNKLLAALPASDYERLVPHLKLVPLPVQQILYQVAEPITQVYFPDKAVVSIVTTMEDGSTAEVGIVSNEGMVGIPVILGDNTTTTTAFVQISGAAMQIDADVVRAEFNRGGAIQSLLLCYVQAIYSELAQGAACNRLHTLDERLARWLLTVSDRLESEDFPLTQEFIAQMLGVRRSGVTVAASTLSRAGMISYQRGHISIMNREDLEATSCECYQVIQKEFARLLGMKPSNRAKKFF; via the coding sequence ATGTCATTAGACAAAAACCGCTTTCAGCAACCACCAAATAAGCTACTCGCAGCTTTGCCAGCCAGTGATTATGAGCGTCTTGTCCCGCATCTAAAGCTAGTTCCGCTCCCAGTTCAGCAAATCCTTTATCAAGTAGCCGAACCAATTACACAAGTCTATTTTCCTGATAAGGCAGTGGTTTCTATAGTTACCACTATGGAAGATGGCTCAACGGCAGAAGTTGGCATAGTAAGCAATGAAGGTATGGTGGGTATCCCAGTAATTTTAGGAGACAACACCACAACCACAACAGCCTTTGTGCAGATTTCGGGCGCTGCTATGCAAATCGATGCAGATGTAGTCAGAGCCGAGTTCAATCGGGGCGGAGCTATTCAAAGCTTGCTGCTGTGCTACGTACAAGCTATATACTCTGAACTGGCGCAAGGTGCTGCCTGCAACCGTCTCCATACATTGGACGAACGGCTAGCTCGTTGGCTACTGACAGTCTCCGACCGTTTAGAATCAGAAGACTTTCCGCTCACGCAAGAATTTATCGCCCAGATGCTTGGTGTACGTCGTTCTGGCGTGACAGTAGCGGCTAGCACCCTCAGCCGTGCCGGAATGATTAGCTACCAACGTGGTCATATTAGCATTATGAACCGAGAGGATTTGGAAGCAACTTCTTGTGAGTGTTATCAAGTTATCCAAAAGGAATTTGCTCGGTTACTGGGCATGAAGCCCAGTAACCGAGCCAAAAAATTTTTTTGA
- a CDS encoding Crp/Fnr family transcriptional regulator: MSENTLKPQVNKLLAALPTNDYERLIPHLKLVSLPTRQVIYEPGEPIKQVYFPQNAVVSIVTGMKDGSTVEVGIVSNEGMVGIPVILGGSTTTTKAFVQVAGSGVQIDADVLRTEFNRGGAIQNLLLRYIRATYTELTQGCACNRLHTLEERLARWLLTVSDRLESEEFPLTQEFIAQMLGVRRSGVTVAASALSRAGMISYQRGQINILNREDLEETSCECYRVIQNEFARLLKNQPKRDRR; encoded by the coding sequence GTGAGCGAAAACACTCTTAAGCCGCAAGTAAATAAATTACTCGCGGCTTTGCCAACTAATGATTATGAGCGCCTTATTCCACACCTAAAGTTAGTTTCGCTTCCCACGCGCCAAGTCATTTACGAACCAGGAGAACCCATCAAACAGGTCTATTTTCCCCAAAATGCAGTGGTTTCTATAGTAACTGGGATGAAAGATGGCTCGACGGTGGAAGTTGGGATAGTGAGCAATGAAGGCATGGTGGGTATCCCAGTAATTTTAGGAGGTAGCACAACAACCACAAAAGCGTTTGTCCAAGTTGCGGGCAGTGGAGTGCAGATTGATGCAGATGTCCTGAGAACTGAGTTTAATCGGGGCGGAGCTATTCAAAATCTTTTGCTGCGCTATATCCGAGCTACATATACCGAACTTACACAAGGATGTGCTTGCAACCGTCTTCATACTCTAGAAGAACGACTGGCTCGTTGGCTTCTCACAGTATCTGACCGTTTGGAATCAGAAGAATTTCCACTCACGCAAGAATTTATTGCCCAGATGCTTGGTGTACGGCGCTCCGGCGTGACAGTAGCGGCTAGCGCCCTGAGCCGAGCCGGAATGATTAGCTATCAGCGTGGCCAAATTAACATCCTGAACCGAGAGGATTTAGAAGAAACTTCTTGTGAGTGTTATCGAGTCATACAAAACGAATTTGCTCGGTTACTGAAGAATCAGCCAAAGCGCGATCGCCGATGA
- a CDS encoding response regulator codes for MSNQSMSFKGLRLLVVDDDRDTRTLLTFLFELEGAEIITAASAGDAIEIMSFFKPDILISDIYLPDENGCSLLIKLRNLEAKRGRKIPAIALTASAFDEDRNRALLAGYDIYRCKPIDLDDLSSTVASLVMLEEYA; via the coding sequence ATGTCTAATCAATCAATGTCTTTTAAAGGTCTGCGATTGCTCGTCGTAGATGATGACCGTGATACGAGAACTTTACTTACCTTCTTGTTTGAATTAGAGGGAGCAGAAATTATCACAGCGGCTTCGGCAGGTGATGCTATAGAAATAATGTCATTTTTTAAACCAGACATCTTGATTAGTGATATTTATTTACCCGATGAAAACGGTTGCTCACTGCTGATAAAGCTCAGAAATTTAGAAGCAAAGCGAGGGAGAAAGATTCCAGCTATTGCTCTGACAGCATCTGCTTTCGACGAAGACCGGAATCGGGCATTATTAGCAGGTTATGATATATACCGATGCAAGCCGATAGACTTAGATGATTTATCTTCTACGGTTGCTAGTCTAGTTATGCTCGAAGAATACGCTTGA
- a CDS encoding peptidoglycan-binding domain-containing protein: protein MEYLAYSHMFIAQEEASGNTKYNLPKSQLNGKEPLKSSNIVIAEKQVSANSKTKFNWKKLLKSSAWLALAGVGVLLLAATQIQISSAAYVKTNGSCLRIRTGPSTNYSYIDCVSNGATLPAIERYENGFARLSTGRYVYARWVADKPNNPPVTSRPGGVGGSVILTRGSRGQLVRDVQTALGNLRVDGIYGQETVNQVRSFQASKGLLVDGTVGPETRAALGI, encoded by the coding sequence ATGGAATATCTTGCTTATTCTCACATGTTTATTGCTCAAGAAGAGGCATCTGGAAACACCAAATATAATCTCCCTAAATCTCAATTAAATGGGAAAGAACCTCTTAAATCTTCTAACATAGTTATTGCTGAAAAACAGGTATCTGCAAACAGCAAAACTAAGTTTAATTGGAAAAAACTACTTAAATCTTCAGCTTGGTTAGCTTTAGCTGGTGTTGGTGTATTACTTCTTGCTGCGACCCAAATTCAAATAAGTTCGGCTGCTTATGTAAAGACTAACGGCAGTTGTTTGCGTATCCGTACAGGCCCAAGCACCAACTACTCTTATATTGATTGTGTATCAAATGGTGCAACACTTCCAGCGATTGAGAGGTATGAAAACGGTTTTGCTCGGCTTTCTACGGGTAGATATGTTTATGCCCGATGGGTTGCTGATAAGCCTAACAATCCTCCTGTGACTAGTAGACCTGGTGGCGTTGGCGGTTCAGTCATTCTTACCCGTGGTTCTAGAGGTCAGCTTGTAAGAGACGTTCAGACAGCTTTAGGTAATCTCAGAGTTGATGGAATTTACGGTCAAGAAACTGTTAACCAAGTCCGAAGCTTTCAGGCAAGTAAAGGTTTACTTGTAGATGGTACAGTGGGGCCCGAAACTAGAGCAGCTCTGGGTATTTAA
- the wecB gene encoding non-hydrolyzing UDP-N-acetylglucosamine 2-epimerase: protein MTNKKRVCIILGTRPEAIKLAPVIQVFQKSSAFDSQVILTGQHREMVEQVMQLFNIKADYDLEIMQVQQSLNDITCLSLQGLEALFKEKKPDLVVVQGDTTTAFAAALAAFYQKIPIGHVEAGLRTDDIFNPYPEEANRRLISQITQLHFAPTPWAVENLHRSGVLGEIHMTGNTVIDALLNVAATQAVCNVPGLDWDSYRVLLATVHRRENWGEPLQAIAEGFLQILDKFPDTALLLPLHRNPTVRVPLQELLDNHPRIFLTDPLDYGELVGAIGRSHLLLTDSGGLQEEAPSLGKPVLVLRDTTERPEAVVAGTAKLVGTTSENIFASAAELLSDPDAYEAMANAINPFGDGHAAERILQIVQNYLGVLSEST, encoded by the coding sequence ATGACTAATAAAAAACGGGTTTGCATTATTTTGGGTACTCGTCCCGAAGCGATTAAACTTGCTCCAGTGATTCAGGTTTTCCAGAAGTCTTCAGCTTTTGATTCGCAAGTAATTCTAACTGGACAGCATCGGGAAATGGTTGAGCAAGTTATGCAGCTGTTCAACATTAAGGCAGATTATGATCTGGAAATTATGCAGGTTCAGCAATCTCTAAATGATATTACCTGCCTCAGTTTACAAGGGTTAGAAGCGTTATTTAAGGAGAAAAAGCCAGATTTAGTGGTGGTGCAAGGAGATACGACAACGGCTTTTGCGGCAGCTTTGGCAGCTTTTTATCAAAAAATCCCTATTGGTCATGTAGAAGCAGGTTTAAGAACTGATGATATCTTCAATCCTTACCCAGAAGAGGCTAATCGGCGGTTGATTTCTCAAATTACTCAGTTGCACTTTGCGCCGACTCCTTGGGCTGTGGAAAATTTGCACCGTTCTGGTGTTTTGGGTGAAATTCACATGACGGGTAATACGGTAATTGATGCGCTGTTGAATGTAGCTGCAACCCAAGCTGTTTGTAATGTACCAGGCTTAGACTGGGATTCATACCGCGTTCTGTTAGCAACAGTTCATCGACGGGAGAATTGGGGAGAACCCCTGCAAGCGATCGCAGAGGGGTTTTTACAAATCTTAGACAAGTTCCCTGATACAGCTTTATTGCTACCATTACACCGCAATCCCACAGTGCGAGTCCCGTTGCAAGAGCTTTTAGACAATCATCCCCGAATTTTCTTGACAGATCCTCTAGATTATGGAGAACTAGTAGGAGCAATTGGGCGATCGCATCTTTTGCTCACTGACTCTGGTGGTTTGCAAGAAGAAGCCCCCAGTTTGGGAAAACCAGTACTGGTTTTGAGAGATACTACCGAAAGACCAGAGGCTGTTGTAGCCGGTACAGCCAAACTTGTAGGCACTACGAGTGAGAATATTTTTGCATCTGCGGCTGAGTTACTGAGCGATCCAGATGCCTATGAAGCAATGGCAAATGCAATTAATCCCTTTGGGGATGGTCATGCAGCAGAGCGCATTTTGCAGATTGTGCAAAATTACTTGGGTGTTTTATCCGAATCAACTTAG